The Solanum pennellii chromosome 11, SPENNV200 genome contains a region encoding:
- the LOC107003399 gene encoding ATPase ARSA1, protein MAMASLFHQSSKTHFYFALANVSRRSFSTLTTSFNSRTFKPLFQVRAVTTPTEAFVGFNEMVSGTQRKYFMLGGKGGVGKTSCAASLAVKFANHGHPTLVVSTDPAHSLSDSFDQNLTGGALVPVQGVDSPLYALEISPERTREEFRTASQLHGDKGVKNIMDSMGLGMLAEQLGELKLGELLDTPPPGLDEAIAISKVMQFLESKEYSAFSRIVFDTAPTGHTLRLLSLPDFLDASIGKMMKLKKKIASATSALKSMFNKGEPQRDDASDKLEQLRERMAKVRDLFRDSETTEFIIVTIPTVMAINESSRLCASLKKESVSVRKLIVNQVLPPSTSECKFCVMRRKDQMRALETITKDPELASLKIIQAPLVDVEIRGVAGLKFMGDMVWK, encoded by the exons ATGGCCATGGCGTCTCTTTTTCATCAATCTTCGAAAACCCATTTCTATTTTGCTTTGGCAAATGTTAGTAGAAGAAGCTTTAGCACTCTCACAACAAGTTTCAATTCAAGAACTTTCAAACCCCTATTTCAAG TGAGGGCAGTTACTACTCCTACTGAAGCTTTTGTTGGATTCAATGAGATGGTTAGTGGGACACAACGGAAGTATTTCATGTTAGGAGGGAAGGGAGGTGTGGGGAAGACTAGCTGTGCTGCTTCTCTAGCAGTAAAATTTGCAAACCATGGTCATCCGACTCTTGTTGTTTCAACTGATCCTGCTCACTCTTTGAGTGATTCGTTTGATCAG AATTTGACTGGAGGGGCACTTGTTCCGGTTCAAGGAGTGGATTCTCCATTATATGCACTAGAG ATAAGCCCTGAGAGAACAAGGGAAGAGTTCCGCACGGCGAGCCAACTACATGGTGACAAAGGTGTCAAAAATATTATGGACAGCATGGGCCTCGGAATGCTTGCTGAGCAG TTGGGAGAACTAAAACTTGGAGAGCTGTTGGACACTCCTCCACCTGGTCTAGATGAGGCTATTGCAATTTCAAAG GTCATGCAATTTCTTGAATCAAAGGAGTATAGTGCCTTCTCTCGCATAGTTTTTGATACAGCACCAACG GGGCACACACTTAGACTACTATCGCTCCCAGACTTCTTGGATGCATCAATAGGCAAGATGATGAAG cttaaaaagaaaatagcaTCAGCTACTTCAGCTTTAAAATCCATGTTCAACAAAGGGGAGCCACAACGAGATGATGCT AGTGACAAGCTAGAGCAATTAAGGGAGAGGATGGCAAAAGTTCGAGATCTGTTCCGTGATTCAGAAACGACAGAGTTTATCATTGTGACAATCCCCACT GTGATGGCGATCAATGAGTCTTCACGACTCTGTGCATCATTGAAGAAGGAAAGTGTTTCAGTAAGAAAGCTCATCGTTAACCAAGTCCTACCTCCGTCTACATCAGAATGCAAGTTTTGTGTGATGAGAAGAAAG GATCAGATGCGTGCTCTTGAAACTATCACTAAAGATCCCGAGTTAGCAAGTTTAAAGATAATCCAAGCACCATTGGTTGATGTGGAGATAAGGGGCGTCGCTGGATTAAAATTCATGGGGGATATGGTTTGgaaataa
- the LOC107004311 gene encoding kiwellin-like, with protein MTKLALILSLCIIFTTFISSSYSISSCNGPCKSLNDCDGQLICIKGKCNDDPDVGTSICGGGGGSSPSPPSTGSTSGMLTLNDFSEGGDGGGPSECDEKYHDNNERVIALTTRWYDNGSRCGKMIRIRANKNGKSVTAKVVEECDTKDGCKNNVVDGSIAVWRALGLDTDEGRVPITWSMA; from the coding sequence ATGACAAAACTAGCCTTAATTCTCTCTCTTTGCATCATTTTCACAACTTTCATCTCTTCATCTTACTCCATTTCCTCTTGCAATGGCCCATGCAAATCGTTAAACGATTGCGATGGGCAATTAATATGCATTAAAGGAAAATGCAACGATGATCCTGACGTTGGAACcagtatttgtggaggaggaggaggaagttCTCCTTCTCCTCCATCTACTGGCTCAACGTCAGGTATGCTAACCCTTAACGACTTTAGTGAAGGTGGAGATGGAGGTGGTCCATCAGAATGTGACGAGAAATATCATGATAACAACGAAAGAGTAATCGCGTTGACTACTAGATGGTACGATAATGGTTCAAGGTGTGGGAAAATGATACGTATTCGAGCCAATAAAAATGGAAAGAGTGTAACGGCTAAGGTTGTGGAGGAATGTGACACAAAAGATGGTTGTAAAAATAATGTAGTGGATGGTTCAATTGCTGTGTGGAGAGCTTTGGGATTGGATACTGATGAGGGAAGAGTTCCTATTACATGGTCCATGGCCTAG
- the LOC107003261 gene encoding glutaredoxin-C4, whose protein sequence is MAKSAAFSNSTSLSSIPILLIIVSVTVLLYASTVAGGGDSSAFVKKTISSHSIVIFSKSYCPYCKKAKAVFRELNQKPHVVELDERDDGWNIQDAISEIVGRRTVPQVFINGKHIGGSDDTIEAYENGDLAKLLGVNSKNDDL, encoded by the exons ATGGCGAAATCAGCTGCATTTTCCAATTCTACATCGCTATCCTCTATACccattttgttaattatagtaTCTGTAACTGTGTTGTTGTACGCATCAACAGTTGCTGGAGGTGGAGATTCATCTGCTTTCGTTAAAAAGACGATTTCTTCACACTCCATTGTTATCTTCTCCAAATCTTACTGCCC ATACTGTAAGAAAGCAAAGGCTGTATTCAGAGAATTGAACCAAAAACCTCATGTCGTTGAGCTTGATGAGAGAG ATGATGGATGGAACATCCAGGATGCCATTAGTGAAATCGTTGGCAGACGCACCGTGCCACAAGTTTTCATCAACGGTAAACACATCGGAGGATCAGATG ATACCATCGAGGCGTATGAAAACGGGGATCTAGCTAAACTTCTTGGTGTTAATTCTAAGAATGATGATCTTTAA
- the LOC107004165 gene encoding uncharacterized protein LOC107004165 has protein sequence MLGKFGQTSKVQTSMDSFTYNWKTPNECAKSSQQEPEQVVSAASIYFASEEEAIGVEQLFAEPEYGDIVDTLLDFNTCACSLPESYTKEFSASDSVVINSDRAFPLDAVQRGLSEVDKTREKFLDGLSNGYNENHCSISCEDYLLDIELEEEIPTLDDVTRDVSCIENVNLENKLADSEQRNCDVHVLKLSDASTSFDHDALDEFEDMSTDKLLEVFRNMFGHQTSVADKQWLESHMIFGLENQEMSDKNYCIPKSSLDSSENQGVKVLPACQNLLKVSTAFASIFNFRTKPRANHVKRREHIQWNSFKCLYSAAGEIQLDFPDKWDSKELAKENLKCDGTKLGISEQHLKCKPSRGGFGRRYYHRGAKVSSQGLGKRNFQVGCIQIPPGLPIEERLIKREGHLSKDCRANRAYNSNIHSVEAQDDPSGTLSDQSTDSSSEDDWTIGSETRGTNQDRKHNKYWSTTEVLKLVEGVSKYGVGRWSDIKRMFFQSSVHRSPADLKDKWRNLLRASCQRLQSRRGVDAKKKHGKSRIPHEVLNRVRELAVIYPYSRRHRTRISPTASLASSSNVESDSQLSMNEEQNTLNLTY, from the exons ATGTTAGGAAAATTTGGACAGACGAGTAAAGTGCAAACTTCCATGGATTCGTTTACGTACAACTGGAAGACACCAAATGAGTGTGCAAAGAGTTCTCAACAGGAGCCTGAACAG GTTGTAAGTGCTGCATCTATCTATTTTGCATCGGAGGAGGAAGCAATAGGAGTGGAACAATTATTTGCAGAACCCGAGTATGGCGATATAGTCGATACTCTTCTAGATTTCAACACATGTGCCTGCAGTCTTCCAGAGAGCTACACTAAGGAGTTTTCAGCTTCGGACTCTGTCGTAATAAATAGTGATCGTG CCTTTCCCCTAGATGCAGTTCAAAGAGGTCTCAGTGAAGTGGATAAAACAAGGGAGAAG TTTCTTGATGGATTGTCAAACGGATATAATGAAAATCATTGCAGCATTTCATGTGAAGATTATCTTTTGG ATATCGAACTTGAGGAAGAGATTCCCACCCTTGATGATGTCACAAGAGATGTATCCtgtatagaaaatgtgaattTGGAGAACAAGCTAGCTGATTCAGAACAAAGAAATTGTGATGTTCATGTGTTAAAGTTGTCTGATGCAAGTACCTCATTCGATCATGACGCTTTAGACGAATTTGAGGACATGTCAACTGATAAATTACTTGAGGTGTTCAGGAATATGTTTGGACATCAAACTTCAGTTGCGGATAAGCAATGGCTGGAATCCCACATGATATTTGGCTTGGAAAACCAGGAGATGTCAGACAAGAATTACTGTATCCCGAAAAGCTCTCTTGATTCGAGTGAAAATCAAGGGGTTAAAGTCCTACCAGCTTGCCAGAATCTCCTTAAAGTATCTACTGCCTTTGCTAGTATATTCAATTTCAGAACAAAGCCAAGGGCAAACCACGTAAAAAGGAGAGAACATATCCAATGGAATTCCTTCAAATGCTTATATTCTGCAGCAGGTGAAATACAACTCGATTTTCCGGATAAGTGGGATAGCAAGGAGTTGgctaaagaaaatttaaaatgtgatGGGACTAAATTAGGAATATCTGAACAACATCTGAAATGTAAACCTTCGCGAGGAGGATTTGGTCGGCGATATTATCACAGAGGAGCCAAAGTATCCTCACAAGGTCTTGGTAAAAGAAATTTTCAAGTTGGATGCATCCAAATTCCACCTGGTCTGCCCATTGAGGAGCGACTTATCAAGAGGGAG GGACATTTATCCAAAGATTGCAGGGCTAACAGAGCCTATAACAGCAACATCCATTCAGTTGAGGCACAAGATGATCCTTCTGGCACTCTTTCTGACCAGTCTACTGATAGTTCATCTGAAGATGATTGGACCATTGGGAGCGAGACCCGAGGAACTAACCAAGACAGAAAACACAATAAGTATTGGTCAACAACTGAGGTCCTAAAGTTGGTGGAGGGTGTTTCCAAGTATGGTGTTGGCAGATGGAGCGACATAAAGAGGATGTTTTTCCAATCATCTGTGCATCGTAGTCCAGCTGATCTGAAG GACAAATGGCGGAATCTTCTGAGGGCTAGCTGCCAACGATTGCAGAGTCGGAGAGGG GTTGATGCCAAGAAGAAGCATGGCAAGTCCAGGATTCCTCACGAGGTCTTAAACCGTGTTCGTGAGCTTGCTGTCATCTATCCATATTCAAGGCGACATAGAACAAGAATCTCACCAACTGCATCCCTCGCCTCTTCTTCGAACGTGGAGTCTGATAGTCAGTTGTCTATGAATGAGGAGCAGAACACATTGAATCTCACATATTAG
- the LOC107004302 gene encoding kiwellin-like: MSNLATLSLIFTIFISTSNAVSQCNGPCKTWDDCDGQLICINGKCNDDPNVGTKVCKNSPPSVPSPTPSNTCRPSGTINCNGVHPIYRCSPPVTSSTPAQLTLNNFARGGDGGGPSSCDGKYHDNNESIVALSTGWFAGRSRCGKMIRIRANNGKTVTAKVVDECDSTMGCDAEHAFQSPCKNNIVDGSIAVWRALGLNTNLGIVPVTWSMV, translated from the coding sequence ATGTCCAATCTAGCCACTCTTTCACTaattttcaccattttcatCTCTACTTCTAACGCCGTTTCTCAATGTAACGGCCCTTGTAAAACATGGGACGATTGTGATGGTCAATTAATTTGCATAAACGGAAAATGTAACGACGATCCTAACGTTGGAACCAAAGTTTGCAAAAATAGCCCTCCTTCTGTCCCTTCTCCGACTCCGTCCAATACATGTCGTCCATCTGGCACAATCAATTGCAACGGTGTACACCCGATCTATCGTTGCTCGCCACCTGTCACGTCATCAACGCCCGCTCAACTAACCCTCAACAACTTTGCTAGAGGCGGAGATGGTGGGGGTCCATCATCATGTGACGGGAAATATCATGATAACAACGAAAGTATAGTGGCATTGTCTACTGGATGGTTCGCGGGACGTTCAAGGTGTGGTAAAATGATACGTATTCGAGCTAATAATGGAAAGACCGTAACAGCTAAAGTAGTTGATGAATGTGATTCTACTATGGGTTGTGATGCGGAACATGCGTTTCAAAGTCCATGCAAAAATAACATAGTGGATGGTTCAATTGCTGTGTGGAGAGCTTTAGGGTTGAATACAAATTTGGGTATAGTTCCTGTCACTTGGTCCATGGTCTAG
- the LOC107003441 gene encoding uncharacterized protein LOC107003441, with translation MANQLDLTVHFPAQIIKKKKSTSTGGHHKKEELEKEVAELRKMLNHEQKVHEFLEKVYQRKDDSSFTIPNYLPPKMKELLEELAMVENEIAKLEGQINKIQCDVNKEKDINNIDHQANKSKQGLINNKMKIQSQQQNNISSYSLPPNPNKIKGLNDQKVSFETKALHFISKAIKGDYGLNDFRINNDNLLQPINKSSKVIVDHQEDENQFHQQVRTFGERISRKSGMIKTPSPLREPRNPTPRRERNGDIPKFMSTPIHELQPKIMQSPIPTEEDTIHRWPPNKLSENIMKCLVFIFIRLLRTTRAMELEKSGPIASRSSNFSLSFRAHIEPNSKNNSSTTSLLIQQKDSRQQDPYGIFDSEESIPRDIGPYKNLVRFASTSMEPKCISNSNSIPLFQKLKLMMNSLQNVDLRLLNYQQKLAFWINMYNACIMHGFLQHGLPSSSTPEKLLSLMNKATLNIGGNTINAHAIEHFILRKPVNSLAKEVNRKGEKNDKENIVRELHGLELFDPNVMFALCCGTRSSPAVKIYTSDGVIGELEKSKLEYLQASLIVTNNKKIAMPELLLRNIHDFAHDLDSLVEWICQQLPTSGSLRKSIVDCYRGLHGGKASTIIEKIPYDFEFQYLLSV, from the exons ATGGCAAACCAGCTAGATTTGACAGTTCATTTTCCAGCACAAATTATT aaaaagaagaagagtacTAGTACTGGTGGACACCACAAGAAAGAAGAACTTGAAAAAGAG GTTGCTGAGCTTAGAAAAATGTTGAATCATGAacaaaaagtgcatgaatttcTGGAGAAGGTGTATCAAAGAAAGGATGATTCATCTTTCACCATTCCAAATTACCTTCCTCCTAAG ATGAAGGAATTGCTAGAAGAACTAGCCATGGTTGAAAATGAAATAGCCAAATTGGAAGGCCAAATCAACAAGATACAATGTGATGTGAATAAAGAGAAAGATATCAACAATATTGATCATCAAGCAAATAAGTCCAAACAAGGACTTATAAACAATAAGATGAAAATACAAAGtcaacaacaaaacaatataTCTTCATATTCTTTGCCACCAAATCCAAACAAAATTAAAGGGCTAAATGATCAAAAAGTGTCATTTGAGACAAAGGCATTGCATTTTATTAGCAAAGCTATAAAAGGTGATTATGGTCTTAATGACTTTAGAATAAATAATGACAATTTGTTACAACCAATTAATAAGTCATCAAAAGTTATTGTTGATCATCAAGAAGATGAAAATCAATTTCATCAACAAGTTAGAACATTTGGAGAAAGGATTTCAAGGAAAAGCGGGATGATCAAGACTCCTTCACCACTCAGAGAACCAAGAAACCCGACACCTAGA aGAGAAAGAAATGGAGATATACCCAAATTTATGTCCACTCCAATACATGAACTTCAACCAAAAATCATGCAAAGTCCAATTCCAACAGAAGAAGACACAATTCATAGATGGCCACCAAATAAATTATCAGAAAACATTATGAAATGTTTGGTGTTCATTTTTATAAGGTTGCTTAGAACAACACGTGCAATGGAGTTAGAAAAATCAGGCCCAATTGCTAGTAGATCAAGCAATTTTTCATTGAGTTTTAGGGCCCATATTGAGcccaattcaaaaaataatagtagTACAACAAGCCTTTTGATCCAACAAAAAGATTCAAGACAACAAGATCCATATGGTATTTTTGATTCAGAAGAGTCCATTCCAAGAGATATTGGGCCTTACAAAAATTTGGTTAGATTTGCATCAACATCTATGGAGCCCAAATGCATCTCAAATTCTAACTCTATTCCTCTATTTCAAAAGCTCAA GCTTATGATGAACAGTCTACAAAATGTAGATTTAAGATTGCTGAATTATCAACAGAAATTAGCATTCTGGATCAACATGTACAACGCTTGTATCATGCAT GGATTTCTTCAACATGGACTTCCTTCTAGTTCTACTCCAGAAAAGTTATTGTCACTTATGAATAAG gCAACTCTGAATATTGGTGGAAATACAATAAATGCACATGCAATTGAACATTTTATATTGAGAAAACCAGTAAATTCACTAGCAAAAgag gtgaatCGAAAAGGCGAAAAGaatgataaagaaaatataGTACGTGAGCTGCATGGACTTGAATTATTTGATCCAAATGTTATGTTTGCCTTATGTTGTGGCACACGTTCTTCTCCAGCA GTGAAGATATACACAAGTGATGGAGTTATAGGTGAgttagaaaaatcaaaattggaATACTTACAAGCTTCATTAATTGTAacaaacaacaagaagatagCAATGCCAGAGCTTTTGCTAAGAAATATACATGATTTTGCTCATGATTTGGATTCATTAGTAGAATGGATTTGTCAACAATTGCCTACATCTGGTTCATTGAGAAAATCTATTGTTGATTGCTATAGAGGACTTCATGGTGGGAAAGCATCGACTATTATCGAGAAAATACCATATGATTTCGAGTTTCAGTATTTGTTATCTGTATAA